The region CATGCGCAGGAACCTCATCACTGCCAACGGAGCCGGCGGGCAGTCCATGAACACGCACGGCGCGAGGGAAGTTGCCGCGGAAATCCTTAGTGTCGACAACGACCTTTGACACAGAGCCAGGGAGTCCAAGCTTGATAACAGCCCAGTCGACGTGGCCCTTGGCGCGGGACCGGGCTGTCTCCCAGCCGTCGCCCATGTCCTTTCCTCGACCAGGAAGAAGTAGGTTGCTGCAGGGTGTATAGTGCTGGTCTGAGGCACCGAGGGCAAGACCTCCCAAGAGCGCAGAAGACAGTTCTTCCGTCGGCAACTCGTTCTGATCCTTCGAAGTCGACTCAAGAGTCGGCGGGATAGCATGCCCATACAGCCGTAGCCGGCCGAACCCGCCGTCTGGATACATCAGCAGCCGGACATGCGTGTACGGAGTCGGATTCGCCGCGTCGTAGCTATTCAACTTCCACGCGCGCCGCTGTGACGGGCCGCATTCCTGTGGGGGGAGAATTGTCGTCCACCCGCTGTAGCTGGGGTCTGCGACTTCGGCGTCGCTGATGCCCGGTGCATATGTAGCCTGTAATTCGGCCTTTTCGCCGTAGTTGCCGACGAAGAAGCCCGTATCGACTTCGACGCCCTGAATCGCGCCGCTGGCGACGCCGAGCTTGATGACTACCCAGTCATAGGGGTCTGGGTTGTGCCGGCGGGTTTCCCAGCCGTCGTACCAAGCACCGGTGTGGATGAAGACGCCGGGGCGGTTGATGGGCGGTGTTGGAGTCAGCAGGTTagaggcagcagcaaaatAGTCGTTTGAGCAGGCGAGCACTTTGCTGTTGAGGGCGGCTGAGGCGAGGTTGGTGGTGTGGGCGAAGACCTTATCGATGTCCTCAGAGGGGACGAAGGTGATGTCTGCCATATTCTATAGTTCCTTGGACTGTGTCCGTACACGAATCAGTATGAGAACcaggagagagaaagatcgATACCGACTCTGATTGTGCCAATGTCCTTCTTTAAATGATGGAGAAGTAGTGGTATTTGGCGGGGCATGCGATGATGTTATCCACCGCTGATAAGGAGGAGCTCTTGATTACTCGATCCCATCCCCTCATTCtacccttctcttcttccctctccatcttccatctcctcttGAGTCTTCTTAACTCTTCCTCCTAGAACATCCGGGTTACCAGTCGATCGTCGCTTCCGATTCGTCTCTTGGATATTCAATTACCAATCTCAATCATACTCTGCGCAATGGCGTCGAATCGTCTTCGCCCCACTACTCCAATCCAGCCTTTGTCGGAGCTCTCCGATAACCGCATCGCCCATTGACTCTCGCCGTCGAATTGGAAGACCATATCTTACATGAATTGAGAATGGCAAGCTCTCAGCAACTGGGTGTGCCCAACGTTGGACGTTCTTAGGAACCAGCCCTAAAACGACTTGACATTGACCTCGGCTGCGACTTTAGATGGCCACCCAGCTGCGGTGTAACAATGTGACGTCTCGATGGAATGTCAACTCGAGGTTACTTTGATCTTTGTGCCTGAGTAACCGTCATACTATTGGGTCTAGGGAAGCGAAGATGGCCAAGAaggcaaaaaaaagaaaagggagacCACCGCTTTTTTGTCGACATTATAGTGGAAGATGGTAGGCAGCAAGCCAAGGAGAAAGACATTCTTTGAAAAGAGATTCGTACAGGTTTCTAGATCTAAAAATGAACGCCAGCGATGCGATGCGATGCAATTGTCCCTCCCAATGTTGCTTGCGTGAGGCGAAGCTCCAAATGTTGTCCTTCGCCCCCTGCCTCATTTGCTGCTTTTCGTGGCGAGCTCCTCCAACATCTTATACCGCCACTCATActgggccagctgcttcttctcccctgGAGAAAGGATTTTGCCTTTCTCTGTCATATCCTTCTCCACCTGCTTCAGCATTTCCCAGCGCTTGATGATACGGGCCTGATGCTCGGAGATGGATATAAGGTTGGTATCGTTTGAGGCAAGCCGACTTTCGATTGTTGCGTGGTACGAAAGCTTTGCGCGGAAGAGTGCCATGTCGGATTCGTCGTATACGAGGCCTTGAGGCTCAGGGAGAGCGTTCTTATTGGAAGGCTTAGAAGGCATCTTGAGTGGTATAGTTGAGATCGGGTTGCAAGAGTCTACCAACGGACTGGCTTGTATAACTGCAGATAAACGACGACTACCTCTTGTCCAGTTGCTGGTTTTCGTCGGCTTTGATAGAGGGCCAAGGCTTGTTTGGAGGCAATTTGATCCACGAAGCTGGAAAAGATGAGATATTATGGTGAGGTTTTTGCAGATTTTTCAAATGCTCAGATAGTCAGGTGCGATGATACCTCGATTTGGGACCGGATGAGACTCGGTTTATATCTCTTTGCCTGCTCCATAGCAACCATCAGGGTGATACCAAACAACGCGCCCAATGCTACTGATAGCGATGGCACAACGAACCGGATGCGATCGAACTTCACCGTATGTGCTGTTCTGTTCATCCCGCTCGAGGGCCGTTTGTGCCAATCGTCTTGTGGCTCCTCTCTTGAGACCGGCCCCCTGGGTAGGGACAGGCTCGTTTGATCCTGAACTGTGACACCATTATGACAACTTCGGCGCAACCTTAGAGTCGGTCTGGAGATCAGGGTACCCATTGCCGTTGTTTCTGGGATCTGCCAGCAGAGGAACGAGTCGGTGAGAATTTATTGTCTATGAATACAAGACACGGAGCCTGGGCAGACCCCATGAAGGACCGCTGGACCCGTTCTATGCGGTGTTTTGTGCATCTTGAGCAGTACAAACGCACATGAGATTTGCCGAAACTTCTGACAGTCAAATGCAGACATGCCCGAAGCATATGGCCATGCGACGATTTGTCCGTTACACACGCAAAATTGAGTCCGAGAAAGGCCGAGAGGGAGGCAGCCTGTCCATTCCCTAAATCAATATCTACCTGGCTAGCCGATTAGCTCGTTCTTCGGTTCCCGAAACGAGTCTAAAAAGGAAACGGCGACTGTTTTCCGCCGACTACTCGTCACAAACGAACGTGCTTTAGGTGTCAGAACTACCCGCGTGGGCAGCAGCTTATTCGAGAATCACCGAGGGGCACATTTTCTTGATCATCCTTTCTAAATTCCCCCATTCGTGGCCGTTTCCGAACGGCCTGCATGTAGCCGCTGAGTACGTTGTTGTATCACTCTTGCGGCAGTGAGGTACCACCGGGCTAGGAGGCCCCATCTGAAGATGAGCTATATCTGAGTATCTTAGGCATTCAGAAAAGCGCACGAGTCGATGTCTGGCTCAAAGGAGTCCCTGAGATTCCCCAGCTGGCTTGTCATTACCAACAGATGCAATAGATGCAACTGCACCTGCGCCCGTTCGTGACCGAAAATGCAGCCATTAACCTCCCTCAGCCGTGGTATTCCTATCCCTGGTATCTTAAGGACTTTTGCATGTCTCTAGTAGTAAGTGGAGGGCACGTTCTAGCCTTCCGTACCGACTTTGACGTCCTCCCGGTTTCCCCTAGGTGGATTGGAAATCTGGAGCAGTTCCTGGTTCCTAcccctttcttttcttttcctatCCCCACcatgctgcagctgcagcgcgCCCAGGGTTTATTGGTAATAATAGGCTATGCTGGGAACCGATTGACCGATTGGGATCTCGGATCGCTGCCTAAAGATCCTCCCAGGGTTTCGGAATCGGACCAGGGTCTGTATGCGAGTGGCTGTTTTGGTCTGGGAACACTGCCACCTTCTCCCGCTGAGATAAATATAATGAATATTGCACATTTGGAAGCTTGAACCTTTGTTTCGTAGCTACCGCAGCTATGGATTAAGTCAACTGGGTTAAACAGTGCAGCTTGAGTTAACACCAACGAAAGATCCCACATTACAATAGACGAGTtctgatatatatatatatgagCTAATGCTATTGCAAGAACACTTACTACTAGATCCTATCTACAGTCCAGTAAGGTACAGAAGACTGATCATATGTGAATTCATTCTTTTAACCATCATAAATATAAAACTCCAATCGATGGGTAGGTATCGAAtgccagaaaaaaaaaaaagaaacaaaggcTCAAGTCCAATCAAGCCCTAGAATAGAAAATGGAAAGTCTATCCCGTTATACAAGTAAAACAAGAACACGCCAGATCCAATTGAACAAAACAGAGTGGGTAGTGGTACTGGTAGTTAGAATAAACATTCGACAACAACAAGAAATGAGCTCACTCCGCCTCATGTAGAGTGCGACTGGGACTTTTGTTCAGGAAGAGCATGGCCAGCTCCATCAGAGCCGGAAACAGAAGTAGCACCAGACGAGGCAATACTAATACTATTCGACGCCACAGACGCAGAATCGGTACTGATACTCCCCCTTCCCCGAGCAGCCGGAgacattctcgtcctcgtGAAAGTTGGCACGGGCGCGAGATAATTATCCAGCATATCACTCAAGATGTTCGAGCGCACCGGTTTGGGTAGGTAATTGTTCATGCCGGCCTCGAGGCATTTCTCACGGTCTCCCTCAATAGCGCTCGCCGTCATCgcgatgacgaggacctCGTTAACGTTCGGGTCGGGATCCTTCCGGATCTCACGTGTCGCGTTGTATCCGTCTAATGTGGGCATCTGGACATCCATCAACACGACGTGGAAAGGATTTCCTTCCTTTGAACGAGCACGTAGCGCGTCGACGGCTTGCTGGCCGTCGCTGTATGCTTCGCATTGGAGACCGAGCGAGGTGACGAAGCGAACGGCAATCTTTTGGTTGATCGGGTTGTCTTCAGCGATGCACACGCGAATCTGGTCGCGAGGGATCATGGAGAGGTCGCGGGCGACGGGGCGAGGAGCAGTCTTGTCTGTTATAGCGGATTTGGACCAAGGGGCATTTTTGTCGCCACTCTCAGACTTGACtttgttgaaggagaggtgGAAGGTTACGGTTGTGCCAGCACCCGGGACGGAGTCGAGCCAGATGGCGCCGCCGAGGACGTCTTCGATGATAGCTTTGC is a window of Aspergillus nidulans FGSC A4 chromosome VI DNA encoding:
- a CDS encoding allantoicase (transcript_id=CADANIAT00009974), translating into MADITFVPSEDIDKVFAHTTNLASAALNSKVLACSNDYFAAASNLLTPTPPINRPGVFIHTGAWYDGWETRRHNPDPYDWVVIKLGVASGAIQGVEVDTGFFVGNYGEKAELQATYAPGISDAEVADPSYSGWTTILPPQECGPSQRRAWKLNSYDAANPTPYTHVRLLMYPDGGFGRLRLYGHAIPPTLESTSKDQNELPTEELSSALLGGLALGASDQHYTPCSNLLLPGRGKDMGDGWETARSRAKGHVDWAVIKLGLPGSVSKVVVDTKDFRGNFPRAVRVHGLPAGSVGSDEVPAHDHAGWTEIVKGDKPCQADTEHVFEGADLAADSGIFTHAKLTLVPDGGVKRFRVFGKRDLSAKK
- a CDS encoding uncharacterized protein (transcript_id=CADANIAT00009975), which translates into the protein MGTLISRPTLRLRRSCHNGVTVQDQTSLSLPRGPVSREEPQDDWHKRPSSGMNRTAHTVKFDRIRFVVPSLSVALGALFGITLMVAMEQAKRYKPSLIRSQIELRGSNCLQTSLGPLSKPTKTSNWTRGSRRLSAVIQASPLVDSCNPISTIPLKMPSKPSNKNALPEPQGLVYDESDMALFRAKLSYHATIESRLASNDTNLISISEHQARIIKRWEMLKQVEKDMTEKGKILSPGEKKQLAQYEWRYKMLEELATKSSK